A single Brevundimonas sp. M20 DNA region contains:
- the tsf gene encoding translation elongation factor Ts has protein sequence MAEITAALVKELRERSGVGMMDCKKALQENDGNIEAAIDWLRAKGLSKAAKKADRVAAEGLVAVASKEDGKGEVAAAIEFNAETDFVARNELFQNAAKQFAQLGLEHHTVEALHGAELEAGKTVQDEVTNMIATIGENMQLRRAARLSVSEGVVSTYVHNAVSPGVGRIGVLVALEGEGDKTVLRELGRKIAMHVAATAPLSLNTDDLDPAAIEKERAVLIEKAKEEGRPENMIEKIVEGQINKFQKDVVLSKQPFVMDPDVTIEQLVANSAKELGSSNLHLAGFVRLALGEGVEKVEGPDFASEVASMMGGQ, from the coding sequence ATGGCCGAGATCACTGCCGCCCTCGTCAAGGAACTGCGCGAGCGTTCGGGCGTCGGCATGATGGACTGCAAGAAGGCCCTGCAAGAGAACGACGGCAACATCGAAGCCGCGATCGACTGGCTGCGCGCCAAGGGCCTCTCGAAGGCCGCCAAGAAGGCCGACCGCGTCGCCGCTGAAGGCCTGGTCGCCGTGGCGTCGAAGGAAGACGGCAAGGGCGAAGTCGCCGCCGCCATCGAGTTCAACGCGGAAACCGACTTCGTCGCCCGCAATGAACTGTTCCAGAACGCCGCCAAGCAATTCGCCCAACTGGGCCTGGAGCACCACACCGTGGAAGCTCTGCACGGCGCTGAACTGGAAGCCGGCAAGACCGTTCAGGACGAAGTCACCAACATGATCGCCACCATCGGCGAGAACATGCAGCTGCGTCGCGCCGCCCGTCTGTCGGTGTCGGAAGGCGTGGTTTCGACCTATGTCCACAACGCCGTCTCGCCGGGCGTCGGCCGTATCGGCGTGCTGGTCGCCCTGGAAGGCGAGGGCGACAAGACCGTCCTGCGCGAACTGGGCCGCAAGATCGCCATGCACGTCGCCGCCACGGCGCCGCTGTCGCTGAACACCGACGACCTGGACCCGGCCGCCATCGAGAAAGAACGCGCCGTTCTGATCGAAAAGGCCAAGGAAGAAGGCCGCCCGGAAAACATGATCGAAAAGATCGTGGAAGGTCAGATCAACAAGTTCCAGAAGGACGTGGTGCTGTCGAAGCAACCGTTCGTCATGGACCCGGACGTGACCATCGAGCAGCTGGTCGCCAACTCGGCCAAGGAACTCGGCTCCTCGAACCTGCACCTGGCCGGCTTCGTCCGTCTGGCGCTGGGTGAAGGCGTCGAGAAGGTCGAAGGCCCGGACTTCGCTTCGGAAGTCGCCTCGATGATGGGCGGTCAGTAA
- the rpsB gene encoding 30S ribosomal protein S2, with amino-acid sequence MALPEFSMRSLLEAGAHFGHQTHRWNPKMDRYIFGARSNIHIIDLSQTIPLLHQALVEVRNVAAKGGRVLFVGTKRQAADPVAEAAKRCAQYYMNNRWLGGTLTNWKTVSGSIARLRELDGLLESGGEGRNKRELLSLQRERDKLDASLGGIKDMGGIPDIMFVIDTNKEAIAIQEARKLNIPIIAILDTNSDPDGITYPVPGNDDAARAIQTYCDLIADAVLDGLAAGAGAAGVDLGASVNPEEPMLREASAPVAAEAAPAGTEAVAAELEAAAEPAAEPAADEDKAAV; translated from the coding sequence ATGGCTCTGCCTGAATTCTCCATGCGTTCGCTGCTCGAAGCCGGCGCTCACTTCGGTCACCAGACGCACCGCTGGAACCCGAAGATGGACCGCTACATCTTCGGCGCCCGCTCGAACATCCACATCATCGACCTGTCGCAGACCATCCCGCTGCTGCACCAGGCTCTGGTTGAAGTCCGCAACGTCGCCGCCAAGGGTGGCCGCGTTCTGTTCGTCGGCACCAAGCGTCAGGCCGCCGATCCGGTCGCCGAGGCCGCCAAGCGCTGCGCCCAGTACTACATGAACAATCGTTGGCTCGGCGGCACGCTGACCAACTGGAAGACCGTTTCGGGTTCGATCGCCCGTCTGCGCGAACTGGACGGCCTGCTGGAATCCGGCGGCGAAGGCCGCAACAAGCGCGAACTGCTGAGCCTGCAACGCGAGCGTGACAAGCTGGACGCCTCGCTTGGCGGCATCAAGGACATGGGCGGCATCCCCGACATCATGTTCGTGATCGACACCAACAAGGAAGCGATCGCGATCCAGGAAGCCCGCAAGCTGAACATCCCGATCATCGCGATCCTGGACACCAACTCGGATCCGGACGGCATCACCTACCCGGTCCCGGGTAACGACGACGCCGCCCGCGCCATCCAGACCTACTGCGACCTGATCGCCGACGCCGTCCTGGACGGCCTGGCCGCCGGCGCCGGCGCCGCCGGCGTCGATCTGGGCGCTTCGGTGAACCCGGAAGAGCCTATGCTGCGCGAGGCTTCGGCCCCGGTCGCCGCTGAAGCCGCTCCGGCCGGCACGGAAGCCGTCGCCGCCGAGCTGGAAGCCGCCGCTGAACCGGCTGCCGAGCCGGCCGCCGACGAAGACAAGGCCGCGGTCTGA